A stretch of Anas acuta chromosome 3, bAnaAcu1.1, whole genome shotgun sequence DNA encodes these proteins:
- the ARFGEF3 gene encoding brefeldin A-inhibited guanine nucleotide-exchange protein 3 isoform X4, protein MEEILRKLQKEASGSKHRAIKESCTWAIETLDSPDAAVKIPPYQLREKCLLPLQLALESKSVKLAQQALAGMQKLLSDERFVSVETDSDEKQLLNQMLNAVKVTPSLNEDLQVEVMKVLLCITYTSTFELNGSSVLKIAEVCIETYVSSCHQRSINTAVRATLSQMLSDLTLQLRQKQENMTIENNDTLQKFKSQGTSAESLCDDVVSVLTVLCEKLQAVINDNRQLQLLYLECILSMLNSSSPSMHQHKGFTDLIWKQLCPALVVILGNPIHDKTITSAHSSICLEADSPSSGVSDHGRGSGCSSTAPALSGPVARTIYYIAAELVRLVGSVESMKPVLQSLYHRMLLYPPPQHRVEAIKIMKEILGSPRRLCDLAGPCSSESESRKRSISKRKSHLDLLKLIMDGMTEACIKGGIEACYASVSCVFALLGALDELSQGRGLSEEQVHLLLRRQEELKDGTETSRDSMEINDADFRWQRRILSSENPAWESGNEKSPDISISVTTDTGQTTLEGDMGQTTPEDNPESQKNSLSSPAAHESKEIHYREPESETIDQPDVVQRSHTIVYPDITNFLSVDCKTRSYGSRYSESNFSVDDQDLSRTEFDSCDQYSMAAEKDSGRSDVSDIGSDNCSLADEEQTPRDCPGQKSLRSAALSLKLLKNQEADQHSARLFIQSLEALLPRLIALPSIEEVDGALQSFSSTFCSVIHLIHAPKVTSVESPRRQQHRAFKPSRGMMHSPGFEGNPNFSFQTLMNADSLYMVSHYTLLLNLKLANSDYYRKKPAQAPVLLKEFMKQVQSSGVLMVFSQAWVEELYHQVLERNMLGEAGYWGSPEEHSLPLITMLTDIDGLGSSTIGGQLMASASAQSPLSQNRKTDDSVVAGVAFARYLLIGCWKNMIDTLSTPLTGRMAGSSKGLAFILGAEGAKEQNQKEKDSICVSLDGLRRAARLSCALGVAANCASALAQMAAASCVQEEKEEKEIQEPSDAIAQVKQKVEQKLEQMGKVQGVCLHTAHVLCMDAVLNVGLEMGSHNQDCWPHVFRVCEYISTLEHTHFSDGASQPSLTITQSQQAPGGLQPDSELGESPQELTPEQETTLSSNPVIQPVSIQELIKESSKGRAFDFRGGSLLCGTSAAKAVLTLSTQADRLFEDAVDKLNLMALAGFLYQLKKASQAQLFHSVTDTVDYSLAMPGEVKSTQDRRSALHLFRLGDAMLRIVRSKSRPLLHLMRCWSLVAPHLVEAACHKERHVSRKAVSFIHDILTEVLTDWSEPSHFHFNESLFRPFERIMQLELCDEDVQDQVVTSIGELVEMCSTQIQSGWRPLFSALETVHSGNKSEVKEYLVGEYSMGKRQAPVFDVFEAFLNTDSIQVFANAATSYIMCLMKFVKGLGEVDCKEMGDCVPGSASTDLCLPALDYLRRCSQLLAKIYKMPLKPIFLSGRLVNLPRRVQEQSASSEDGIECILSDFDDDTGLINVWIILLEELTTAISNCPRQHQPPTLDLLFELLRDIAKTPGPGFGIYAVVHLLLPTMSLWLHRSHGDHSYWDVASANFKHAIGLSCELVVEHIQNFIHSDIGYENMINAMLKDLFKLLVACVAEPTEIISRVGCSCIRYVLVTAGPVFTEEMWRLACCALQDAFSATLEPVKNLLGYFHSGSESFSGDACEVKVAAPSLSPSAEAEYWRIRAMAQQVFMLETQCSPKTPSNKEGFEHAQSCVLIIDLPPDKKPNGHTQRSIPFRTIVVSLLSHQVLLQNLYDILLEEFVKGPSNLEEKMTIQVPENKLAGFLRYISMQNLAVIFDLLLDSYRTAREFDTRPGLKCLLKKVSGISGAANLYRQSAMSFNIYFHALICAILTNQENITAEQVKKILFEDDERSTDSSQQCSSEDEDIFEETAQVSPPRGKEKRQWRARIPSLSVQPVSNADWGWLIKRLHKLCMELCNNYIQMHLDLENNVEEPPVFKGDPFFILPSFHSETSTPSTGGQSGKDTPSEDDRSQIRDQLGDSLTPRSGEMLLLPPPLSPKPEKKEQTRRKEWWESAGNKIYTIAADKTISKFMTEYKKRKQQQAMTSFTKEVKVEKKGELLGSRGQDSPILQRPQHLIDQGQMRHSFSAGPEVLRQEKRPRSGSTVSSLNISVRDAEAQIQAWTNMVLTVLNQIQALPDQTFMALQPAVFPCISQLTCHVTDIRVRQAVREWLGRVGRVYDIIV, encoded by the exons GTGTGCATTGAGACATATGTATCTAGCTGTCACCAGCGGAGCATAAACACCGCTGTGCGGGCAACCCTCAGCCAAATGTTGAGTGACTTGACTTTACAGTTAcgacaaaagcaagaaaatatg ACAATTGAAAATAATGACACCCTGCAGAAATTCAAGAGTCAAG GTACTTCAGCTGAGTCTCTTTGTGATGATGTTGTATCTGTCCTCACTGTGCTCTGTGAGAAGCTCCAGGCTGTCATAAA TGACAATCGGCAGCTTCAGCTTCTTTATTTGGAGTGCATCCTCTCCATGTTAAATAGCTCTTCTCCAAGCATGCACCAGCATAAAGGATTCACAGATCTCATATG gAAGCAACTGTGTCCAGCCTTAGTAGTAATCCTGGGAAATCCGATCCACGACAAAACCATCAcctctgcccacagcagcaTCTGTCTTGAGGCAGATTCGCCTTCCTCAGGGGTCTCTGATCACGGCCGGGGTTCAGGCTGTTCATCCACGGCACCTGCCCTTAGCGGGCCTGTTGCACGGACCATCTACTACATTGCAGCCGAGCTGGTTCGGCTGGTGGGGTCGGTGGAATCCATGAAGCCCGTGCTGCAGTCTCTGTATCACCGCATGCTGCTTTACCCGCCACCTCAGCACCGAGTAGAAGCCATCAAAATCATGAAAGAG ataCTTGGCAGTCCTCGGAGGCTTTGTGATTTGGCAGGGCCCTGCTCTTCTGAGTCAGAATCCAGGAAGAGGTCTATTTCTAAAAGGAAGTCCCATCTGGATCTTCTCAAGCT TATCATGGATGGGATGACCGAAGCATGCATCAAGGGTGGTATTGAAGCATGTTATGCTTCAGTGTCGTGTGTATTTGCCCTGCTCGGAGCATTGGATGAGCTAAGCCAAGGCAGGGGTCTTAGTGAGGAGCAGGTCCATTTGCTCCTACGGCGCCAAGAAGAACTGAAGGATGGGACCGAGACGAGCAGGGACTCCATGGAGATCAACGATGCTGACTTTCGGTGGCAGAGGCGCATCCTGTCCTCAGAAAATCCTGCCTGGGAATCAGGAAATGAGAAGAGTCCTGATATTAGCATTAGTGTTACCACAGACACTGGTCAGACCACTTTGGAAGGGGATATGGGACAGACAACTCCAGAGGATAATCCAGAAAGTCAAAAAAACTCGCTGTCATCTCCAGCTGCACATGAAAGCAAAGAGATTCATTACAGAGAACCAGAGTCAGAAACCATTGACCAGCCAGATGTCGTTCAGAGAAGCCACACCATAGTCTATCCAGATATAACTAACTTCTTATCAGTGGACTGCAAGACCCGGTCCTATGGATCCAGATACAGTGAAAGTAACTTCAGTGTTGACGACCAAGATCTTTCTAGGACTGAGTTTGATTCATGCGATCAGTACTCCATGGCAGCAGAGAAGGACTCTGGCCGGTCAGATGTTTCGGACATAGGCTCTGACAATTGCTCCCTGGCCGATGAGGAGCAGACACCACGGGACTGTCCAGGTCAGAAGTCCTTACGTAGTGCTGCTCTCTCTCTGAAATTGCTGAAAAACCAGGAAGCAGACCAGCACAGTGCACGGCTGTTCATCCAGTCGCTTGAAGCTCTTCTTCCTCGGCTTATAGCTCTCCCCAGCATAGAGGAGGTAGACGGAGCACTGCAGAGCTTCTCTTCAACTTTCTGCTCAG TTATTCACCTTATCCACGCCCCCAAAGTGACGTCAGTGGAAAGTCCgagaaggcagcagcacagagctttcAAACCCTCACGag GTATGATGCACTCACCAGGATTTGAGGGAAACCCAAATTTCAGCTTCCAGACTCTGATGAATGCAGACAGCCTCTACATGGTCTCACATTATACTCTGCTGCTGAACCTAAAATTGGCCAACTCGGATTACTACAGGAAGAAGCCTGCCCAAGCCCCTGTGTTGCTG AAAGAGTTCATGAAGCAGGTTCAGTCCAGCGGAGTGTTGATGGTGTTTTCCCAGGCCTGGGTTGAAGAGCTGTACCACCAGGTACTAGAAAGGAACATGCTGGGGGAAGCTGGATACTGGGGAAGCCCTGAAGAGCACAGCCTTCCACTTATCACCATGCTGACTG ACATCGATGGCTTGGGAAGCAGTACAATTGGTGGCCAATTGATGGCATCTGCTTCAGCCCAATCTCCTCTTTCCCAAAACCGGAAGACAGATGATTCTGTTGTTGCAG GAGTTGCTTTTGCCCGATACCTCTTAATTGGCTGTTGGAAGAACATGATTGACACCTTGTCCACACCGCTAACTGGTCGCATGGCAGGCAGCTCCAAAGGGCTGGCATTCATCTTGGGAGCAGAAGGAGCCAAGGAGCAGAACCAAAAGGAGAAGGACTCCATCTGTGTGAGCCTGGATGGACTGAGGAGGGCAGCCCGGCTGAGCTGTGCTCTAG GTGTTGCTGCTAACTGTGCATCTGCTCTTGCGCAAatggctgctgcctcctgcgtccaagaagagaaagaggagaaagaaatccaAGAGCCCAGTGATGCTATAGCTCAAG TGAAACAGAAAGTGGAGCAGAAACTGGAGCAGATGGGGAAAGTGCAGGGAGTCTGCCTACACACTGCTCATGTTTTGTGTATGGATGCAGTCCTTAACGTGGGCCTGGAGATGGGAAGCCATAATCAGGACTGCTGGCCTCATGTGTTCAG GGTGTGTGAGTACATCAGCACGCTGGAGCACACCCACTTCAGCGATGGTGCTTCCCAGCCCTCCCTTACCATCACCCAGTCACAGCAGGCACCTGGAGGCCTGCAACCAGACTCGGAGCTGGGGGAGTCTCCCCAGGAACTGACGCCTGAGCAAGAGACCACCCTCAGCAGCAATCCTGTTATTCAGCCGGTTTCCATCCAGGAGCTCATCAAGGAGAGCAGTAAGGGCAGAGCTTTCGACTTCCGTGGGGGCAGCCTGCTGTGTGGGACCAGTGCTGCCAAGGCTGTTCTCACACTCTCCACACAAGCTGATAG GCTCTTTGAAGATGCTGTTGACAAGTTAAACTTGATGGCACTGGCAGGCTTTCTTTACCAGCTCAAGAAGGCTTCTCAGGCCCAGCTTTTCCATTCAGTCACAGATACAGTTGATTACTCTCTAGCAATGCCAG GTGAAGTAAAATCTACCCAGGACAGGAGAAGCGCACTTCACTTGTTTCGTCTTGGTGATGCCATGCTCAGAATCGTAAGGAGTAAATCCCGCCCATTGCTCCACCTCATGCGCTGCTGGAGCCTGGTGGCACCTCACCTGGTGGAG gctgcctgtCATAAGGAGAGACACGTGTCTCGGAAGGCTGTCTCCTTCATCCACGACATCCTCACTGAAGTGCTGACAGACTGGAGTGAACCTTCTCATTTTCACTTTAACGAGTCGCTTTTCCGCCCCTTTGAGCGTATCATGCAGCTAGAGCTGTGTGACGAGGATGTTCAGGACCAG GTGGTCACCTCTATAGGTGAGTTGGTGGAAATGTGTTCTACCCAGATCCAGTCAGGATGGAGACCCCTGTTCAGTGCCCTGGAAACAGTTCACAGCGGCAATAAGTCAGAGGTTAAAGAATACCTTGTAGGAGAATACTCTATGG GGAAACGCCAGGCCCCAGTGTTTGATGTCTTTGAAGCATTTCTAAACACAGACAGCATCCAGGTCTTTGCTAATGCCGCCACCAGTTATATTATGTGCCTTATGAAGTTTGTGAAAGGACTGG GGGAAGTAGATTGTAAGGAGATGGGTGACTGTGTGCCAGGATCAGCATCTACAGACTTGTGCCTTCCCGCGCTTGATTACCTCAGGAGATGTTCTCAG ttgttAGCCAAAATCTATAAAATGCCCCTGAAACCTATCTTCCTCAGTGGCCGGCTTGTTAATTTGCCCCGACGAGTGCAGGAACAATCAGCCAGCAGTGAGGATGGTATTGAGTGCATCCTTTCTGACTTTGATGATGACACTG GTCTTATCAATGTCTGGATTATTCTACTGGAAGAATTAACAACTGCCATATCCAACTGTCCCCGCCAGCACCAACCTCCGACTCTGGATCTGCTCTTTGAATTGCTGAGGGACATTGCCAAGACTCCTG gCCCAGGATTTGGCATTTATGCAGTTGTACATCTTCTTCTTCCCACGATGTCCCTTTGGCTCCATCGCAGCCATGGTGACCATTCTTACTGGGATGTGGCATCTGCTAATTTCAAGCATGCCATCGGCCTTTCCTGTGAACTCGTAGTGGAGCACATCCAAAATTTCATCCACTCAG ATATTGGTTATGAAAATATGATCAATGCTATGCTAAAAGATCTTTTCAAGTTACTGGTAGCCTGTGTAGCAGAGCCAACAGAAATCATTTCCAGAGTTGGCTGCTCATGTATCAG GTATGTATTAGTGACAGCAGGACCTGTTTTTACTGAGGAGATGTGGAGGCTTGCATGTTGTGCCTTGCAGGATGCATTCTCTGCCACTCTGGAGCCAGTGAAG AACCTATTGGGCTATTTCCACAGTGGTTCTGAAAGCTTTAGTGGAGATGCCTGTGAAGTGAAGGTGGCAGCCCCTTCCCTCTCACCGAGTGCTGAAGCTGAATACTGGAGAATCAGAGCCATGGCACAACAG GTCTTCATGCTGGAGACTCAGTGCTCCCCGAAGACCCCCAGCAACAAGGAAGGGTTTGAACATGCCCAGTCGTGTGTGCTCATTATTGATCTGCCACCAGATAAAAAACCAAATGGGCATACCCAGAGAAG TATTCCTTTCAGGACGATAGTGGTGAGCTTGCTGTCCCACCAAGTACTGCTCCAGAATTTATATGACATCTTACTGGAAGAATTTGTCAAAGGTCCTTCTAACTTGGAGGAGAAAATGACAATACAAGTACCAGAAAACAAGTTGGCTGGTTTTCTCAGGTACATCTCCATGCAAAacttggctgtcatctttgaCTTATTGCTGGACTCCTACAGAACAGCCAGAGAGTTTGACACCAGACCTGGGTTGAAGTGTTTGCTGAAAAAAGTGTCAGGCATTAGCGGAGCTGCCAACTTGTACCGCCAGTCAGCCATGAGCTTCAACATCTACTTCCATGCGTTAATTTGTGCTATCCTGACAAACCAGGAGAACATCACCGCAGAGCAAGTGAAGAAGATCCTCTTTGAAGATGACGAGAGAAGCACAGACTCATCGCAGCAGTGCTCTTCAGAAGATGAAGACATTTTTGAAGAAACTGCCCAGGTCAGCCCACCCcgggggaaggagaagaggcagTGGAGGGCTCGGATACCATCTCTGAGCGTCCAGCCCGTCAGCAACGCAGACTGGGGGTGGCTAATCAAGCGGCTTCACAAGCTCTGCATGGAGCTGTGCAACAACTACATCCAGATGCATCTAGACCTGGAGAACAACGTAGAGGAGCCTCCAGTATTCAAAGGTGACCCCTTCTTTATTTTACCATCCTTTCACTCAGAAACCTCCACCCCATCAACTGGAGGGCAGTCTGGGAAGGACACGCCATCAGAAGATGACCGGAGTCAAATAAGGGACCAGCTGGGAGACAGCCTGACACCCCGAAGTggagaaatgctgctgctgcccccgcCCCTGAGTCCTAAACCAgagaaaaaagagcaaacaaggagaaaagagTGGTGGGAGAGCGCGGGCAACAAGATCTACACCATAGCCGCTGACAAAACCATCTCCAAGTTCATGACAGaatacaagaaaagaaagcagcaacagGCCATGACATCCTTCACCAAAGAGGTcaaagtggaaaagaaaggggagctcctgggctCCAGAGGGCAGGACTCGCCCATACTCCAGCGGCCGCAACATCTTATAGACCAAGGTCAAATGAGGCATTCGTTCAGTGCTGGCCCAGAGGTCCTGAGACAAGAGAAGAGACCACGCTCAGGATCCACAGTCAGCTCCCTGAATATATCTGTTAGGGATGCCGAGGCCCAGATCCAG GCATGGACCAACATGGTGCTGACCGTTCTCAACCAGATTCAGGCCCTGCCAGACCAAACGTtcatggccctgcagccagcggTGTTCCCCTGCATCAGCCAGCTGACCTGCCACGTGACGGACATCCGCGTCCGCCAGGCAGTGCGGGAATGGCTGGGACGAGTGGGCCGCGTCTACGACATCATCGTGTAA